The segment TCCAGCAGTTTCTGGCTGCCGGTGACGGCAAGCAGCTCGGCTACAGCAAGGAGATGATGGAGGCGCTGGGCTATGATATCGGAATCCGCAAGCCGGATGTAATGATTATCAGCGGGGATCTCAGCAACAACGGGGAAGAAGCCAGCCATAAGGAGCTGGCCGGACATCTGAAGCGCATTGAGCAAGATACCGGAACCCGGATCTATGTGATCCCGGGCAATCATGATATCCGGAATCCCTGGGCCCGGAGCTTCCGCGATAAGCGCCAATATGCCGCAGATTCCGTGAGCGTCAAGGCATTCCGCCAAATCTACGGCAGCTTCGGTTATGATGAGGCCCTGCTGAGAGACGAGGATTCGCTCAGTTACCTGGCCGCCCCGTCGGAGGATCTGTGGCTGCTCATGCTTGATACTGCACAGTATAAGGACAATAAAGCACTGGGACATCCCCAGCTGGAGGGACGGGTCAGCGGCCGGACCCTGGAATGGATCGCCGCCTGCGGCGCGAAGGCCGCGGCCGCAGGCGCGCAGCTCGTGACGGTCATGCATCACAGCCTGCTGAATCACAGTGAATTCATTCAGGAGGGCTTTACTGTAGAGGACCATGCCAAAGTTACAGATGCCTTGATGCAGAGCGGTGTGCGGACGGTTCTCAGCGGGCATATACACATTCAGGACATCAGTGAATATAGTCATGACGGGGAACATATCTATGACATCGCCAGCAGCGCTTTATCTGTTTTTCCCCATCAATACGGACTCTTAACCTATTCCTCCGCCCGTCAGACTCTGGATTACAGCACGGCAAGATTAGGGATGGAGCAATGGGCAGCAGCCACCGGCAATACCGATCCGAATCTGCTGGGCTTCAGGGCCTACAGTGAAGCCAGCTTCCGCAAGCGGTCTGCCACCCGGAGTTATTCCCGTCTGGCTGAAGACCCCGCTTATGCCAGCTATACGGAGGCTGAGCTGAAGCAAATGGCTGACGTTGTCGGAAGGCTGAACGAGAATTACTTCGCAGGCTCTGCCAGTACGGGCAATGCCGCCGTGACGGCCACAGCAGGCTACCGGCTCTGGCAGGACGCCCCGGCAAGCGGAACGAGAAGCTATGTTCTGGAGATGGCCTCGCAGCAGCCGAAGAACAATCATGAACTGCATGTCCAGCTTCCTCAGCGGTAATGTTTGAAAAACTGGAAACAGGTGTAAAATAGACAAGTATGCTTACACCTACTGCTGAGGAGATGATGATC is part of the Paenibacillus sp. FSL M7-0420 genome and harbors:
- a CDS encoding metallophosphoesterase, with the protein product MKFIRKYAILPLLLLMLSSCGGQDVAEPEPQYRIQSGHDLSILTTSDTHYLAQELRDLGPAFQQFLAAGDGKQLGYSKEMMEALGYDIGIRKPDVMIISGDLSNNGEEASHKELAGHLKRIEQDTGTRIYVIPGNHDIRNPWARSFRDKRQYAADSVSVKAFRQIYGSFGYDEALLRDEDSLSYLAAPSEDLWLLMLDTAQYKDNKALGHPQLEGRVSGRTLEWIAACGAKAAAAGAQLVTVMHHSLLNHSEFIQEGFTVEDHAKVTDALMQSGVRTVLSGHIHIQDISEYSHDGEHIYDIASSALSVFPHQYGLLTYSSARQTLDYSTARLGMEQWAAATGNTDPNLLGFRAYSEASFRKRSATRSYSRLAEDPAYASYTEAELKQMADVVGRLNENYFAGSASTGNAAVTATAGYRLWQDAPASGTRSYVLEMASQQPKNNHELHVQLPQR